A window of the Chloroflexus sp. Y-396-1 genome harbors these coding sequences:
- a CDS encoding FHA domain-containing protein, with product MSEYELWRYFEQYAQVSNIWWYSVAVLPATVISGGAYFLMAFALRRSKGFKIFFWLCFASLPIILVGPSFYVSINLTDALRRINFQVPANIQQMSRVDGLQVGGYLSQLATLGIIGAALAVVVLIAAIIVGGYAPPTVVQTLSNISQRFTKTISGVTALMGSGGGKSRVNSKYGKVQVVESRASFGQEFGIVHGAVIGKAGEATILITDEYVSRRHAQFEVRDDKVYLHDLGSRNGTFVERDGQRHQLDGTPYEIQHGDKIYLGHPSAPEAVILKYERS from the coding sequence ATGAGCGAGTATGAATTGTGGCGTTACTTTGAACAATACGCACAGGTTAGTAACATCTGGTGGTATTCCGTCGCAGTCTTGCCAGCAACGGTGATCTCAGGAGGGGCCTACTTCTTAATGGCATTTGCACTGCGGCGATCAAAGGGGTTCAAAATCTTTTTCTGGCTATGTTTCGCCAGTCTGCCGATCATTCTAGTTGGTCCATCGTTCTACGTTAGTATCAACCTGACTGATGCTTTACGACGGATCAACTTTCAAGTTCCGGCAAATATCCAGCAAATGAGTCGGGTTGATGGGCTACAGGTTGGTGGATATTTGTCCCAGCTCGCTACGCTTGGGATTATTGGCGCTGCACTGGCCGTTGTTGTCCTGATCGCAGCTATCATTGTTGGTGGTTATGCTCCCCCTACTGTGGTGCAAACTCTTAGCAATATCTCACAACGGTTTACGAAAACGATCAGTGGAGTTACAGCACTAATGGGAAGTGGTGGGGGTAAATCCCGAGTCAATTCAAAATATGGCAAGGTACAGGTAGTAGAAAGCAGGGCATCGTTCGGTCAGGAATTCGGTATTGTGCACGGCGCAGTCATTGGCAAAGCTGGTGAGGCGACCATTTTGATTACCGATGAGTATGTTTCCCGTCGGCATGCTCAGTTTGAGGTACGGGATGACAAAGTGTATCTCCACGATCTTGGTAGTAGGAATGGCACGTTTGTCGAGCGGGATGGTCAGCGGCATCAGCTTGATGGAACGCCTTACGAAATACAGCACGGTGACAAAATTTATCTCGGTCATCCTTCGGCGCCAGAGGCAGTGATATTGAAATATGAGCGTAGTTGA